A genomic stretch from Syntrophaceae bacterium includes:
- a CDS encoding 4Fe-4S binding protein produces the protein MTNDVYDQLAKVLDTLPNGFPRTDSGVEIKLLKRIFTPAQAELFGRLRLTFETVEEIAARTGMPVEGLKGALMDMARRGQLFTIKPGGVRYFRMLPWVFGIYEFQLDSMDREFAELNEAYWPHLAKQFFSETPQLMQTLAVEETVPSHQEALPYEKVSAIIEKGHSFMVNECICKKEQGLLGKPCDRPVHVCLGIALEPGVFDKTPSARILTKEEAYELLKMTEDAGLVHLTGNVQTGHYYICNCCKCCCGVLRAVNEFGVPASRAVNSHHYAEIDGDLCSGCGICADSRCQVGAVVEEGDAYRVVRERCIGCGLCVTACPMEAVRLVHRDPAEIETPPLAEDTWFEERGRRRGVDFSTYR, from the coding sequence TTGACAAACGATGTGTATGACCAGTTGGCGAAAGTTCTCGACACACTGCCCAATGGTTTTCCCAGGACCGACAGCGGCGTGGAGATCAAGCTCCTCAAGAGGATCTTCACCCCTGCCCAGGCGGAGCTGTTCGGCCGGCTGCGCCTGACCTTCGAGACGGTGGAGGAGATCGCGGCCCGAACGGGAATGCCTGTCGAAGGCCTGAAGGGGGCCCTCATGGATATGGCAAGGCGGGGTCAGCTCTTCACGATCAAGCCGGGCGGGGTCCGGTACTTCCGGATGCTGCCCTGGGTCTTCGGGATCTACGAGTTTCAGCTCGACAGCATGGACAGGGAGTTTGCAGAGTTGAATGAGGCGTATTGGCCCCACTTGGCAAAACAGTTCTTTTCCGAGACGCCCCAGCTGATGCAGACCCTCGCCGTGGAGGAGACCGTTCCTTCGCACCAGGAGGCGCTGCCCTATGAGAAGGTATCGGCGATCATCGAAAAAGGGCACTCGTTCATGGTCAACGAATGCATCTGCAAGAAGGAACAGGGGCTCCTGGGGAAACCCTGCGACCGGCCCGTGCATGTCTGCCTGGGCATCGCCCTGGAGCCCGGGGTGTTCGACAAGACCCCTTCGGCCCGCATCCTGACGAAGGAGGAGGCTTACGAGCTTCTGAAAATGACGGAGGACGCAGGCCTGGTACATCTGACCGGCAATGTGCAGACGGGGCACTACTATATCTGCAACTGTTGCAAATGCTGCTGCGGCGTGCTCCGGGCCGTCAACGAGTTCGGGGTGCCCGCCTCCCGGGCGGTCAATTCCCATCATTATGCCGAAATCGACGGCGATCTCTGCTCGGGCTGCGGGATCTGCGCGGACAGCCGCTGCCAGGTCGGCGCCGTCGTGGAGGAGGGGGACGCCTACCGGGTCGTCAGGGAGCGGTGTATCGGCTGCGGGCTCTGCGTCACGGCGTGCCCGATGGAGGCCGTCCGGCTGGTCCACAGGGATCCGGCGGAGATCGAGACCCCTCCCCTTGCCGAAGACACATGGTTCGAGGAGCGGGGGCGCCGCAGGGGGGTGGATTTCAGTACGTACAGGTAA
- a CDS encoding GNAT family N-acetyltransferase, whose amino-acid sequence MITFDMENWKRVREATPDHFDGWLELAREVEPLFGPMVDDAAFREGLKRAIEEKIAWCIEEPEEQDRSAFRGGIVASREANEILWLAVSGDHRGRGTGAALLSEAIGRLDRSRPITVTTFDDTIPDGLPARRLYQRFGFEDSAAAGLNPAGIPTVTMTLMEKGARGGEG is encoded by the coding sequence GTGATCACATTCGACATGGAAAACTGGAAGAGGGTGCGCGAAGCGACGCCTGACCATTTCGACGGCTGGCTTGAACTGGCAAGGGAGGTCGAACCTCTGTTCGGCCCCATGGTGGACGATGCGGCTTTCCGGGAGGGCTTGAAGCGGGCGATTGAAGAGAAAATCGCCTGGTGTATCGAGGAGCCGGAAGAGCAGGACCGCTCCGCGTTTCGCGGCGGTATCGTCGCTTCGAGGGAGGCAAACGAGATTCTCTGGCTCGCGGTGTCCGGGGACCACCGGGGACGGGGAACGGGGGCGGCCCTGCTGTCCGAGGCAATCGGACGCCTGGATCGGAGCCGGCCGATCACCGTGACGACATTCGACGACACGATCCCGGACGGACTTCCCGCAAGGAGGCTTTACCAGCGATTCGGATTCGAGGATTCGGCTGCCGCGGGCTTGAATCCAGCCGGAATCCCAACGGTCACGATGACCCTGATGGAAAAGGGGGCACGGGGAGGGGAGGGCTGA
- a CDS encoding DEAD/DEAH box helicase encodes MKFSSYRISGEIKKNLDHLGFKRPTDIQFKAIPSIMNGEDVLAVAQTGTGKTAAFAIPVVDRIHRAKSSRRSTGIRCLVMVPTRELALQIGDVFMSIARHTNATVYSLHGGVEQDSQVKRLQDGIDILVATPGRMFDLIHQGHLRLDRIDTLILDEADRMLDLGFIEDIQSVKRKLTRPHQTLFFSATINPEIKKLAFSQVKSNAIRIQISPEDPVSKNVSHAVMFVEMDDKRFFLEKFVREHPESRLIVFVRTRVRAERVAKAMERVRIPVVSIHGAKDQDERTAVMKRFRDGDCNILIATDVSARGIDVPDVRYVINYDLPEKPENYVHRVGRTGRGVNKGVALSFCSEDEKARLGEIQQFLNKEIEVIKIDKRDYARTLDVSGEETGLQAMIEEHEAWLRAKKKKKSPRGKAK; translated from the coding sequence ATGAAGTTTTCCAGTTACCGCATATCCGGGGAAATCAAGAAAAACCTGGACCATCTCGGCTTCAAGAGGCCTACGGACATCCAGTTCAAGGCCATTCCTTCCATCATGAACGGAGAAGACGTCCTGGCCGTCGCGCAGACGGGAACGGGGAAAACCGCGGCCTTCGCCATTCCCGTCGTCGACCGGATCCACCGGGCCAAAAGCAGCAGGCGCTCCACCGGCATCCGCTGCCTCGTCATGGTTCCGACCCGCGAGCTGGCCTTGCAGATCGGAGACGTGTTCATGAGCATCGCCAGGCATACGAACGCGACGGTTTATTCACTCCACGGGGGTGTGGAGCAGGATTCACAGGTCAAAAGGCTTCAGGACGGCATCGACATCCTGGTTGCAACCCCGGGGCGGATGTTCGATCTCATCCACCAGGGACACCTCCGCCTGGATCGCATCGACACGCTGATCCTCGATGAGGCCGACCGCATGCTGGACCTGGGTTTCATCGAGGACATCCAGTCCGTGAAAAGAAAGCTCACCCGGCCCCACCAGACCCTGTTCTTTTCCGCGACCATCAACCCGGAGATCAAGAAGCTTGCGTTCTCCCAGGTGAAAAGCAACGCCATCCGGATCCAGATATCCCCGGAGGATCCCGTTTCAAAAAATGTTTCCCACGCGGTGATGTTCGTGGAGATGGACGACAAGCGGTTTTTCCTGGAGAAATTCGTCCGGGAGCACCCCGAAAGCAGGCTCATTGTCTTTGTCAGGACCCGCGTCCGCGCCGAGCGGGTCGCGAAAGCAATGGAAAGAGTCCGGATTCCCGTGGTCTCCATTCACGGCGCGAAAGACCAGGATGAAAGAACCGCCGTGATGAAGCGGTTCCGGGACGGAGACTGCAACATCCTGATCGCCACGGACGTCAGCGCGCGCGGGATTGATGTCCCGGACGTCCGCTACGTCATAAACTACGATCTGCCGGAGAAGCCGGAGAACTATGTCCATCGGGTCGGGAGAACCGGACGGGGCGTCAACAAGGGGGTTGCACTCTCGTTCTGCAGCGAGGATGAGAAAGCGCGCCTGGGGGAGATCCAGCAGTTTTTGAACAAAGAGATTGAAGTGATCAAAATCGATAAAAGGGATTATGCCAGGACGCTCGACGTTTCCGGGGAGGAAACCGGCCTGCAGGCGATGATCGAGGAGCACGAGGCATGGCTCAGGGCGAAGAAGAAGAAAAAATCCCCCCGGGGCAAGGCAAAGTAA
- a CDS encoding site-2 protease family protein, producing MGLLNLLVKDPITFILLAVPLLYSIIIHELAHGWVAWRMGDPTAKAMGRLTLNPVSHLDPIGTLMLFLFGFGWARPVPFNLAYIRNARKGLILVSSAGIVANMILAFLAFLLYRILEPQPAGTIATFLYYLAKINIILAAFNLIPIPPLDGSKILMGFTSVKFQNTLARIEPFGFFIIIGLLYLGVLDPVIRFFQAVILAIIGFLLP from the coding sequence ATGGGCCTCCTGAACCTGCTGGTCAAGGATCCGATCACGTTCATCCTTCTGGCCGTTCCGCTCCTTTATTCCATCATCATCCACGAGCTGGCCCACGGCTGGGTCGCATGGAGGATGGGGGATCCCACCGCGAAAGCGATGGGCAGGCTGACCCTGAATCCCGTCAGCCACCTCGACCCGATCGGGACGCTGATGCTTTTCCTCTTCGGCTTCGGCTGGGCGAGGCCGGTGCCCTTCAATCTCGCCTATATCCGGAACGCCCGCAAGGGACTCATCCTGGTCTCCTCGGCGGGGATCGTCGCCAACATGATCCTGGCCTTCCTCGCCTTTCTCCTCTACCGGATCCTGGAGCCGCAGCCGGCCGGAACGATCGCCACGTTTCTCTATTACCTGGCGAAAATCAACATCATCCTGGCCGCCTTCAACCTGATTCCCATTCCGCCGCTGGACGGGTCCAAGATCCTCATGGGCTTCACCTCCGTGAAATTCCAGAACACCCTGGCCCGGATCGAGCCCTTCGGCTTTTTCATCATCATCGGCCTTTTGTATCTCGGCGTCCTGGACCCGGTCATCCGCTTCTTCCAGGCGGTGATTCTGGCGATCATAGGATTCCTGCTGCCATGA
- a CDS encoding PEGA domain-containing protein, with amino-acid sequence MKICMRLAVMAGLAVFLASGCSSPVLKQDIPVSTNPMGARIYANGQPVGMTPGTVSLERNRSHILTLVKENYRQEDVVIERLYQKDKAYLKAIQAGVRSGLFFKDAAMGVGSSMTSLSSQEETGEAYILYPPAVKVALTPLGGIGGNDPVAPSAPSSPGAVSPDRSAGYGEAPRMADKDFAREVVKMGAGAALTQVKPIGKKVETSSSSRSYVTPGGTMVTEKSSTSVGVGINPAGLVDVIDTLFK; translated from the coding sequence ATGAAAATCTGCATGCGACTGGCCGTCATGGCCGGACTGGCCGTCTTTCTTGCAAGCGGCTGCAGCAGCCCGGTCCTGAAGCAGGACATCCCCGTATCGACCAATCCGATGGGTGCCAGAATCTATGCCAACGGACAGCCCGTGGGGATGACGCCGGGCACTGTTTCGCTGGAGCGGAACCGCAGTCATATCCTGACCCTGGTCAAGGAGAACTACCGCCAGGAGGACGTGGTGATCGAAAGGCTGTACCAGAAAGACAAGGCCTATCTGAAAGCGATCCAGGCGGGTGTCCGTTCGGGCCTCTTTTTCAAGGATGCCGCCATGGGCGTCGGCAGCAGCATGACGTCGCTCTCCTCGCAGGAAGAGACGGGGGAAGCCTATATTCTTTATCCGCCGGCCGTCAAGGTGGCCCTGACACCGCTGGGCGGCATCGGCGGGAACGATCCGGTCGCGCCGTCCGCACCGTCGTCGCCGGGCGCCGTCTCACCGGACCGGTCGGCAGGGTACGGCGAGGCCCCGCGAATGGCCGATAAGGACTTTGCCCGAGAGGTCGTCAAAATGGGCGCCGGCGCTGCGCTGACCCAGGTCAAACCCATCGGGAAGAAGGTGGAGACCTCTTCCTCGTCCAGGAGCTACGTCACTCCGGGCGGGACCATGGTAACGGAAAAATCGAGCACGTCGGTCGGCGTCGGCATCAACCCCGCGGGGCTGGTCGACGTCATCGATACGCTGTTCAAGTAG
- a CDS encoding adenylate/guanylate cyclase domain-containing protein has translation MKRVVLPTPVGVSFKLQTREDLPVGVKYFPVAILHYGLSLTAQVISLGMAVILISTAYSVAVPRLAPYGLSMGKDHRYARAAIALEQTVTKPVRAVFPIRIGGHDMTPWIVLVLSFVLTFWFNTLSYRYFYEGQYYRHRKRIDDLQRRLHISDQAMSASALGRQMDLLKTAKGKDRHQILRNIAETEKKLDEEGRDLAFLSIDVVGSTGMKQDEDKAVVQNDFTRYRQFVSGIFDEHGCLKSTWTPDGVMACFPTVDDAVRAARAVITDLDTFNREVRQLRREFAVRCGVNSGFVIYDENLPLEEISDPAIDIAGHMQKHAARNAISIPKPVVEPLPGNGGFTPSGQVIDGYEIYEWKKG, from the coding sequence ATGAAAAGAGTCGTGCTCCCGACTCCCGTCGGTGTTTCGTTCAAATTGCAGACAAGAGAGGACCTTCCCGTGGGAGTGAAGTATTTCCCCGTTGCCATCCTGCATTACGGACTTTCCCTCACCGCCCAGGTCATCAGCCTGGGAATGGCCGTCATCCTGATCTCCACCGCGTATTCGGTGGCGGTTCCCCGCCTTGCTCCGTACGGCCTGTCGATGGGCAAAGACCACCGATACGCCAGGGCCGCCATTGCGCTTGAACAGACGGTGACCAAGCCCGTCCGCGCGGTGTTTCCCATCCGGATCGGCGGCCACGACATGACGCCATGGATTGTCCTGGTCCTGTCGTTTGTCCTCACCTTCTGGTTCAACACCCTGAGCTATCGATATTTTTACGAGGGACAATACTATCGGCACCGGAAGAGGATCGATGACCTGCAGCGCCGGCTTCATATCTCCGATCAAGCGATGAGCGCATCGGCGCTTGGCCGGCAAATGGATCTGCTGAAAACGGCAAAGGGGAAAGACCGCCATCAGATCCTCCGGAATATTGCCGAGACGGAGAAAAAGCTCGACGAGGAGGGGCGCGACCTTGCCTTTCTGTCCATCGACGTCGTGGGCTCCACGGGCATGAAGCAGGACGAGGACAAGGCCGTCGTTCAGAACGATTTCACCCGTTACCGTCAGTTCGTCAGCGGGATCTTCGACGAACACGGGTGCCTGAAGTCGACCTGGACGCCCGACGGGGTCATGGCCTGCTTCCCGACCGTGGACGATGCCGTGCGCGCCGCCCGCGCCGTCATCACCGATCTGGATACGTTCAACCGGGAGGTCAGGCAACTGCGGCGCGAGTTTGCCGTCCGTTGCGGCGTGAACTCGGGATTCGTCATCTACGACGAGAACTTGCCCCTCGAGGAGATCAGCGATCCCGCCATCGACATCGCGGGCCACATGCAGAAGCATGCCGCCCGGAACGCAATCAGCATCCCGAAACCCGTCGTCGAACCGCTCCCCGGGAACGGCGGCTTCACGCCGTCAGGCCAGGTCATCGACGGGTACGAAATTTACGAGTGGAAGAAGGGCTGA
- a CDS encoding lysoplasmalogenase — MLTAAILLSAVPLLAGLLYFRKRDSLPGIALTKPTLSALFVLAALTGPHGHPEYFAFILAGLLFCLAGDVFLISAARKFFLAGLIAFLAGHVLYSIAFFTAASPGMPTVFTAAACVLISGAFFLRIRPYLGTMMLPVLAYVAIITIMVIGAATLMGESELPVGGRALALTGAVLFYLSDLFVARERFVKHEFLNRLIGLPLYYAGQFMIAFSIRLL; from the coding sequence ATGTTGACCGCCGCCATCCTCCTGTCGGCCGTTCCTCTCCTGGCGGGCCTTCTCTATTTCAGGAAGCGGGATTCGCTGCCGGGGATTGCTCTGACCAAGCCCACCCTGTCGGCGCTCTTTGTCCTGGCCGCCCTGACCGGTCCCCACGGTCACCCGGAATATTTCGCCTTCATCCTTGCCGGTTTGCTGTTCTGCCTGGCCGGCGACGTGTTCCTCATATCCGCCGCGAGAAAGTTTTTCCTGGCGGGCCTGATCGCATTCCTGGCCGGGCATGTTCTCTACAGCATCGCTTTCTTCACCGCGGCGTCGCCGGGCATGCCGACCGTGTTCACCGCGGCGGCGTGCGTCCTGATAAGCGGCGCCTTCTTTCTACGGATCAGGCCGTACCTGGGAACTATGATGCTCCCGGTCTTGGCCTATGTCGCAATCATTACGATCATGGTCATCGGCGCCGCGACCCTCATGGGGGAAAGCGAGCTGCCGGTCGGCGGACGGGCTTTGGCCCTGACCGGCGCCGTTCTGTTTTACCTTTCGGATCTCTTCGTCGCCCGCGAGCGGTTCGTGAAGCATGAATTCCTGAACCGCCTGATCGGCCTGCCCCTGTATTACGCGGGCCAGTTCATGATCGCCTTCTCCATCCGGCTGCTGTGA
- a CDS encoding PAS domain S-box protein, whose product MSIRELDLRTILENMIDVVVILDLNGVFRSVSPSVRCMLGYAPADMIGTVSFDYLFPDDRERVAWTFLRTLESERQMEWFRFRHADGRFIWLETVARAVRDGNRLRGIVVSARDVSDRMRMEEALHERERRYRMIVENANDAIYLHDFEGNIIDVNDNACRMLDYRREELVGANLGKIDPKWRLPENPELANLLTHERHTFERENVRRDGSVVPVEVSVKIVGWEGSGLVMGFVRDITERKTAEAQLRRSEKQYRLLVENTMDYVVRFHLDGTVLFVSEAIETNLGYLPQEVVGRSYLDFVHPDDRPSAGRVFRLASKEGQQGSMECRLRRKDGRYRWMEIRGKSFRNDVTNRLEIISVARDVTRRVEMEQALRRAEKGYRDIFDNALVAIYRSTPEGRVVMANEASARILGYESADDMVHSDTDVAEQIYVDGTDRQWIIDRLETKDSCVVEIPYRRKNGEITWSMHYIRAIRDEAGGLLCFEGVAQDITEQKKAEENLRTTLNNLEGLVQERTEELEDVNTALRVLLNRSKEDRRILEERLQRNVNELLMPTMNELRTCGLNEKGLLFLDLLQSNLREITSPFLSNLSSFYKNLTPREIQVAGMIREGKRTKEIAELLGVSTVTVDTHRINIRTKLGLIGEKVNLRSHLLSMA is encoded by the coding sequence ATGAGCATACGCGAGCTGGATCTCAGGACCATCCTGGAAAACATGATCGATGTCGTCGTGATCCTCGATCTGAACGGTGTCTTCCGATCCGTCAGCCCGTCCGTGCGGTGCATGCTCGGTTATGCTCCCGCCGACATGATCGGAACGGTCAGTTTCGACTATCTTTTCCCCGACGATCGGGAGAGGGTTGCCTGGACCTTCCTGAGAACGCTCGAGTCCGAACGGCAGATGGAGTGGTTCCGTTTCCGCCATGCCGACGGCCGCTTCATCTGGCTGGAAACGGTTGCCCGGGCGGTCCGGGACGGAAACCGTCTCCGGGGGATTGTCGTTTCCGCCCGCGATGTCTCGGATCGCATGCGGATGGAGGAGGCCCTGCACGAGCGGGAGAGAAGATACCGGATGATCGTCGAGAATGCGAACGATGCCATCTATCTCCATGATTTTGAAGGAAATATCATTGATGTGAACGATAACGCCTGCCGGATGCTCGATTACAGGCGGGAGGAACTGGTCGGGGCCAATCTCGGAAAGATCGACCCGAAGTGGAGACTTCCGGAGAATCCCGAGCTCGCAAATCTTCTGACACATGAGAGGCATACGTTTGAACGCGAGAATGTCCGCAGGGACGGGTCCGTGGTCCCCGTGGAAGTCAGCGTGAAAATCGTTGGCTGGGAGGGAAGCGGGCTTGTGATGGGATTCGTGAGGGACATCACGGAACGCAAGACGGCCGAGGCCCAGCTGCGCCGAAGCGAGAAGCAGTATCGGCTGCTGGTTGAAAACACGATGGATTACGTCGTGCGTTTTCATCTGGACGGGACCGTGCTGTTTGTGTCGGAGGCCATCGAGACGAATCTCGGTTATCTCCCACAGGAGGTTGTCGGAAGATCCTATCTCGATTTTGTCCATCCGGACGATCGGCCTTCCGCCGGGAGAGTCTTCCGGCTGGCGAGCAAAGAGGGGCAACAGGGAAGCATGGAGTGCCGCCTGCGCAGAAAAGACGGCCGGTATCGGTGGATGGAGATCCGGGGCAAGAGCTTTCGGAATGACGTTACGAACCGGCTGGAAATCATTTCCGTGGCCCGCGACGTCACGAGGCGGGTGGAGATGGAGCAGGCGCTGCGCCGTGCGGAAAAAGGGTACCGGGACATCTTCGACAACGCCCTGGTCGCGATCTACCGGAGCACGCCCGAGGGGCGCGTGGTCATGGCCAATGAGGCGTCCGCCCGGATTCTGGGATATGAATCTGCCGATGACATGGTGCATTCCGACACGGACGTTGCGGAACAGATTTACGTGGACGGAACGGACCGGCAGTGGATCATCGACCGGCTGGAGACAAAGGACAGCTGCGTCGTGGAGATTCCCTACCGGCGCAAGAACGGGGAAATCACCTGGTCGATGCATTATATCCGGGCCATCCGGGATGAAGCCGGCGGACTCCTCTGTTTCGAGGGGGTCGCCCAGGACATCACCGAACAGAAGAAAGCGGAGGAGAACCTCCGGACGACGCTCAACAACCTGGAGGGACTCGTCCAGGAGCGCACGGAAGAACTCGAGGATGTCAACACGGCCCTCCGGGTCCTTCTGAATCGGAGCAAGGAGGACCGGAGGATTCTCGAAGAGAGGCTCCAGCGAAACGTCAACGAACTGCTCATGCCCACAATGAACGAACTCAGGACCTGCGGGCTGAACGAAAAGGGTCTTCTTTTCCTGGATCTGCTGCAGTCGAACCTGCGGGAAATCACATCTCCGTTTCTGTCGAATCTGAGTTCGTTCTACAAGAACCTGACCCCCAGGGAAATCCAAGTGGCCGGCATGATCCGGGAGGGCAAGAGGACGAAGGAAATAGCGGAATTGCTTGGAGTCAGTACGGTTACGGTGGATACGCACCGGATCAATATCCGGACCAAGCTGGGGTTGATCGGAGAAAAAGTGAACCTCCGCTCGCACCTGCTCTCCATGGCCTGA
- a CDS encoding M48 family metalloprotease, with product MKKNLTLFAVLLLLLVVSCAPTGSSRYREGSNVGQETGMTVQDERRLTEEALPKMMKDFPPAQNQELQRYVSSLGMKIVRANNLEGNPYHYDFTVVDVVDVNAFAMPAGKIFVTAPLIAAASNEAELAGVISHEIGHVVARHSAERMYAMEKAQKKTWLYAAGGAVVGAAAGLGLGAVLCEKGDTACLAKAAALGGVVGAGGGLLAQKYTFLVNSREDEMEADRLGFRYAVGSGYDKDQVGKFYEKLLIMEKKSQQGGGPVLKSLADAMSTHPPSEERVRQMNDLAAKSPERKAVTNTPAFNRARQLAAGMQKK from the coding sequence ATGAAAAAGAATCTCACCCTTTTTGCCGTGTTGTTGCTGTTACTGGTTGTTTCCTGCGCCCCAACGGGCAGCTCGCGCTATCGCGAAGGCAGCAACGTGGGGCAGGAGACCGGCATGACGGTGCAGGACGAGCGGCGTCTGACGGAGGAAGCGCTTCCCAAGATGATGAAAGACTTTCCTCCGGCCCAAAACCAGGAGCTGCAGAGGTACGTTTCCAGTCTGGGCATGAAAATCGTCAGGGCGAACAACCTGGAAGGCAACCCCTACCATTACGATTTCACGGTTGTCGACGTCGTCGATGTCAACGCGTTTGCGATGCCGGCGGGAAAGATCTTTGTGACCGCGCCGCTGATCGCCGCGGCATCCAATGAAGCCGAGCTGGCCGGAGTCATTTCCCACGAGATCGGCCATGTCGTTGCCAGGCACTCGGCGGAGCGTATGTATGCCATGGAAAAGGCCCAGAAGAAGACCTGGCTGTACGCGGCGGGCGGGGCCGTGGTTGGGGCGGCCGCCGGACTCGGCCTGGGAGCGGTTCTATGCGAAAAGGGGGACACGGCATGCCTGGCGAAAGCGGCGGCCTTGGGAGGAGTCGTCGGGGCAGGGGGGGGCCTGCTCGCGCAGAAATACACCTTCCTGGTCAATTCGCGGGAAGACGAGATGGAGGCGGATCGTCTCGGATTCCGATATGCCGTGGGCAGCGGATACGACAAGGACCAGGTCGGGAAATTCTACGAGAAGCTTCTCATCATGGAAAAGAAGTCGCAGCAGGGCGGCGGTCCTGTCTTGAAGAGTCTTGCCGATGCGATGAGCACGCACCCTCCCAGCGAGGAGAGGGTAAGGCAGATGAACGACCTGGCCGCGAAAAGTCCGGAAAGAAAGGCCGTTACGAATACCCCGGCATTCAACCGGGCCAGACAGCTGGCGGCGGGAATGCAGAAGAAATAA